The Megachile rotundata isolate GNS110a chromosome 11, iyMegRotu1, whole genome shotgun sequence genome includes a region encoding these proteins:
- the LOC100876225 gene encoding transcription initiation factor TFIID subunit 6 isoform X1 produces MECNKQNTLKMNESDSIYGTTLSQESIKVIAESIGVGNFPDEAAKDLAEDVSYRLKEIIQDAAKFMRHGKRQRMTTYDIDHALKIKNIEPTYGFFAKDHIPFRFASGGGRELHFVEEKEIDLNEVISMSSGQTWPKLPLEITLRAHWLCIDGVQPTIPENPPPVSKDVQKLESVDPTSKLSNKSQNIGVGKPGGGGKSQKLRNVETVHVKQLATHELSVEQQLYYKEITEACVGSDEARRAEALQSLSADPGLHEMLARMCTFIAEGVRVNVVQNNLALLIYLMRMVKALLDNPSLYLEKYLHELIPSIATCIVSRQLCMRPDVDNHWALRDFASRLMAQICKNFNTSTNNVQTRVTRMFSQALAKNSQTPLASLYGAIEGLCELGPEVIKALVIPKIKSISERIESCIEGPGLSSVDKNGAGHIKTLLVKSVAPVLKTIRSPPDYVEDYKQDYGYIGPALCAAVAKARTQPVTLATTASTTALTTSQQGPTCTGKTIVQAVTSSSPGQQTGRTIMLGTSRASGGTTTGGGQKFVILQSRSQTPTATNINTSAIQQQSQPQPQQQSSQQQQVKIAQSNVTQQKTHIQSNATKLVVVCMSSSNHGTTTVSQGNISTKTQNVFVTQQNVECSLSPEEEHSFQ; encoded by the exons ATGGAATGCAATAAACAAAATACTTTAAAGATGAATGAAAGCGATTCCATTTATGGTACTACACTATCCCAAGAATCAATAAAAGTAATTGCAGAAAGTATAGGTGTTGGAAATTTTCCGGATGAAGCTGCTAAAGACCTTGCAGAAGATGTGAGCTATAGGCTTAAGGAAATCATACAg GATGCAGCAAAATTTATGAGACATGGGAAACGTCAGCGTATGACAACATATGATATTGATCAtgctttgaaaattaaaaacattgaaCCAACGTATGGATTTTTTGCCAAGGATCATATACCATTCCGTTTTGCTTCTGGTGGTGGTAGAGAACTACATTTCGTAGAGGAAAAGGAAATTGATCTTAATGAAGTTATATCTATGTCTAGTGGACAAACATGGCCTAAATTACCTTTAGAAATTACACTGCGTGCCCATTGGCTTTGTATAGATGGTGTTCAACCTACAATACCAGAAAACCCACCTCCAGTCTCTAAAG ATGTTCAAAAATTGGAAAGCGTTGATCCCACAAGTAAACTCTCGAATAAGAGTCAAAATATTGGTGTTGGAAAGCCAGGAGGTGGTGGCAAGAGTCAGAAATTACGCAATGTAGAAACTGTTCATGTCAAACAACTAGCTACTCATGAATTAAGTGTTGAACAACAACTATATTACAAAGAAATTACGGAAGCTTGTGTTGGATCAGACGAAGCACGCAGAGCAGAAGCACTTCAATCCCTTTCCGCTGACCCTGGTTTACACGAAATGTTAGCACGTATGTGCACCTTTATCGCGGAAGGTGTTCGCGTCAACGTAGTGCAAAATAATCTTGCACTTCTCATTTATCTAATGCGTATGGTTAAAGCTCTTCTGGATAATCCTAGCCTTTATCTAGAAAAATAT TTGCACGAATTGATACCATCTATTGCGACTTGTATAGTTTCACGACAATTATGCATGAGGCCAGATGTAGATAATCACTGGGCTCTTCGCGATTTTGCATCACGCCTTATGgctcaaatttgtaaaaattttaacactTCTACAAATAATGTACAAACCAGAGTAACTAGAATGTTCAGTCAAGCTTTAGCTAAAAACAGTCAG ACTCCGCTGGCATCTCTTTATGGTGCAATTGAAGGATTATGTGAATTAGGTCCAGAAGTAATTAAAGCATTAGTTATTCccaaaattaaatcaatttctGAACGAATCGAGTCATGTATAGAAGGACCCGGTTTGTCGAGTGTAGATAAAAATGGAGCAGGTCACATAAAAACCCTTCTTGTG AAGTCAGTGGCGCCCGTTTTAAAAACAATACGATCTCCACCAGACTACGTAGAAGATTACAAACAAGATTATGGTTACATAGGCCCTGCCTTATGTGCAGCAGTTGCAAAAGCTCGCACCCAACCGGTTACTTTAGCCACGACTGCATCGACAACAGCTTTAACGACAAGCCAACAAGGTCCTACGTGCACTGGAAAGACTATCGTTCAAGCAG tAACAAGTTCTAGTCCTGGTCAACAAACTGGACGTACAATTATGCTCGGTACAAGTAGAGCCAGTGGTGGAACAACTACAGGCGGTGGACAGAAGTTTGTGATCTTGCAGTCACGATCTCAAACACCGACTGCCACAAATATTAACACTAGTGCAATACAACAACAATCTCAGCCACAACCGCAACAGCAATCATCGCAGCAACAACAAGTTAAAATAGCTCAAAGCAATGTGACTCAACAAAAAACACACATACAAAGTAATGCAACGAAATTAGTAGTTGTCTGTATGTCAAGCAGTAACCATGGTACCACAACAGTGTCTCAG GGAAACATATCAACAAAAACGCAGAATGTTTTCGTTACTCAGCAAAATGTCGAATGCTCTCTGAGCCCAGAAGAAGAACATTCCTTTCAATGA
- the LOC100876225 gene encoding transcription initiation factor TFIID subunit 6 isoform X2, with amino-acid sequence MECNKQNTLKMNESDSIYGTTLSQESIKVIAESIGVGNFPDEAAKDLAEDVSYRLKEIIQDAAKFMRHGKRQRMTTYDIDHALKIKNIEPTYGFFAKDHIPFRFASGGGRELHFVEEKEIDLNEVISMSSGQTWPKLPLEITLRAHWLCIDGVQPTIPENPPPVSKDVQKLESVDPTSKLSNKSQNIGVGKPGGGGKSQKLRNVETVHVKQLATHELSVEQQLYYKEITEACVGSDEARRAEALQSLSADPGLHEMLARMCTFIAEGVRVNVVQNNLALLIYLMRMVKALLDNPSLYLEKYLHELIPSIATCIVSRQLCMRPDVDNHWALRDFASRLMAQICKNFNTSTNNVQTRVTRMFSQALAKNSQKSVAPVLKTIRSPPDYVEDYKQDYGYIGPALCAAVAKARTQPVTLATTASTTALTTSQQGPTCTGKTIVQAVTSSSPGQQTGRTIMLGTSRASGGTTTGGGQKFVILQSRSQTPTATNINTSAIQQQSQPQPQQQSSQQQQVKIAQSNVTQQKTHIQSNATKLVVVCMSSSNHGTTTVSQGNISTKTQNVFVTQQNVECSLSPEEEHSFQ; translated from the exons ATGGAATGCAATAAACAAAATACTTTAAAGATGAATGAAAGCGATTCCATTTATGGTACTACACTATCCCAAGAATCAATAAAAGTAATTGCAGAAAGTATAGGTGTTGGAAATTTTCCGGATGAAGCTGCTAAAGACCTTGCAGAAGATGTGAGCTATAGGCTTAAGGAAATCATACAg GATGCAGCAAAATTTATGAGACATGGGAAACGTCAGCGTATGACAACATATGATATTGATCAtgctttgaaaattaaaaacattgaaCCAACGTATGGATTTTTTGCCAAGGATCATATACCATTCCGTTTTGCTTCTGGTGGTGGTAGAGAACTACATTTCGTAGAGGAAAAGGAAATTGATCTTAATGAAGTTATATCTATGTCTAGTGGACAAACATGGCCTAAATTACCTTTAGAAATTACACTGCGTGCCCATTGGCTTTGTATAGATGGTGTTCAACCTACAATACCAGAAAACCCACCTCCAGTCTCTAAAG ATGTTCAAAAATTGGAAAGCGTTGATCCCACAAGTAAACTCTCGAATAAGAGTCAAAATATTGGTGTTGGAAAGCCAGGAGGTGGTGGCAAGAGTCAGAAATTACGCAATGTAGAAACTGTTCATGTCAAACAACTAGCTACTCATGAATTAAGTGTTGAACAACAACTATATTACAAAGAAATTACGGAAGCTTGTGTTGGATCAGACGAAGCACGCAGAGCAGAAGCACTTCAATCCCTTTCCGCTGACCCTGGTTTACACGAAATGTTAGCACGTATGTGCACCTTTATCGCGGAAGGTGTTCGCGTCAACGTAGTGCAAAATAATCTTGCACTTCTCATTTATCTAATGCGTATGGTTAAAGCTCTTCTGGATAATCCTAGCCTTTATCTAGAAAAATAT TTGCACGAATTGATACCATCTATTGCGACTTGTATAGTTTCACGACAATTATGCATGAGGCCAGATGTAGATAATCACTGGGCTCTTCGCGATTTTGCATCACGCCTTATGgctcaaatttgtaaaaattttaacactTCTACAAATAATGTACAAACCAGAGTAACTAGAATGTTCAGTCAAGCTTTAGCTAAAAACAGTCAG AAGTCAGTGGCGCCCGTTTTAAAAACAATACGATCTCCACCAGACTACGTAGAAGATTACAAACAAGATTATGGTTACATAGGCCCTGCCTTATGTGCAGCAGTTGCAAAAGCTCGCACCCAACCGGTTACTTTAGCCACGACTGCATCGACAACAGCTTTAACGACAAGCCAACAAGGTCCTACGTGCACTGGAAAGACTATCGTTCAAGCAG tAACAAGTTCTAGTCCTGGTCAACAAACTGGACGTACAATTATGCTCGGTACAAGTAGAGCCAGTGGTGGAACAACTACAGGCGGTGGACAGAAGTTTGTGATCTTGCAGTCACGATCTCAAACACCGACTGCCACAAATATTAACACTAGTGCAATACAACAACAATCTCAGCCACAACCGCAACAGCAATCATCGCAGCAACAACAAGTTAAAATAGCTCAAAGCAATGTGACTCAACAAAAAACACACATACAAAGTAATGCAACGAAATTAGTAGTTGTCTGTATGTCAAGCAGTAACCATGGTACCACAACAGTGTCTCAG GGAAACATATCAACAAAAACGCAGAATGTTTTCGTTACTCAGCAAAATGTCGAATGCTCTCTGAGCCCAGAAGAAGAACATTCCTTTCAATGA
- the LOC100883644 gene encoding uncharacterized protein LOC100883644 yields MLSHNLKKWKIFNILEPEFKQRIHVAVVYGDLGDNAVIATFDHKIYILGPDATKYCTNLGTNGIFYPVEAFKLTKKDVKTIACGNDYILILTTDGMVCSMRYNKCKNTYEVERSKNVCVKIHLNIGCILDIACGYDYFVALTNHGKVYMWNINSNVPNDFKQVNVTLNNKIITSISCGKNFSIVITDTGEVYSWGTNSVGQLGINSRKDVDRPDKITALDGVVIVFNSPTEKVVCGYSHTLALSTTGVLYVWGGNSCGQLGLNTTANSFVPVELKEMKKVRDIAACSACHISAAVAESNEVFIWGKCMEQCILVPTCTTLKCLHDVFAYYAWPRVTYQPLIFYDERNSNLVNSLAEAYDNPETSDLVFEVQEESIRVHKAILKIRCQHLRTMFQDVWAESRQNLIKNEQFSFDVYAIFLYYLYTDEISPNASSQIVELLSLAEMYNMSQLKSLCAQILIKELTIQNIVSLYNISVKYNIKELEKHCFMFAINHMTEVVQNPDFIELDKDVLQNFLIQAAEAGVFKTYRIRIIIRTDKIKKRTKMSSFELNYWPIFNVVDTEFISKIRMAIVYGNLGHKALMVTNDEMVYAIGTNVNYEADDISNMLGPTKIEVLCGKNIKTLAVGRDHLLALTKQGKVYSWGCNDHGQLGNGCYLSSTEPALVKIIKNNEHIVYIACGSDYSIALTKIGEVYSWGNIGYSENVPRQVQIDGFDSKVTSVACAKRFIIMITENGEVYSWGDNSSDQLRTRYYSNQSKPCKVTALVGIVIKKVVCGSSHVLALSSTGDLYVWGKNDWGQLGTDGRGNSAQPMKLISAKMRTVLDIAASYSNDISIAITGEKNVFIWGNCLGQCIKKPTYIRLKCVNEAFAYYAPSCSTYEPLIFDDYEVVPTLLDCFRNAFNDQTTSDLVIKVQGNPIYVHKAILKIRCPYLKAKFEEWDKNNESVIEVQEFSNNIYVAFLQYLYTNEINLSVMDIAELYNLANTYSDDKLKDLCMFTVKKDISVKNAIFLYNKAIEYKAKEIEEYCASFISNYITLIMHTQDFIDLNDSAFKTLLVKAIQTGALKK; encoded by the exons ATGCTTTctcacaatttaaaaaagtggaaaattttcaatatattagAACCAGAATTTAAACAAAGGATTCATGTGGCTGTTGTGTATG GTGATTTAGGTGATAACGCTGTTATTGCAACATTTGATCACAAGATATATATCTTAGGACCTGATGCAActaaatattgtacaaatttgGGTACTAATGGTATTTTTTATCCAGTGGAAGCTTTTAAATTAACTAAAAAGGATGTAAAAACCATTGCATGTGGCAATGATTATATTTTGATTCTTACGACTGATGGAATG GTATGTTCAATGagatataataaatgtaaaaatacgtATGAAGTAGAGAGATCAAAGAATGTTTGTGTGAAAATTCACTTAAATATTGGTTGTATTCTGGACATAGCTTGTGGATATGATTATTTTGTTGCATTAACAAATCATGGAAag gTATATATGTGGAACATTAATAGTAATGTTCCTAATGATTTTAAACAAGTGAATGTtacattaaacaacaaaatcaTTACTAGCATTAGTTGTGGTAAGAActtcagtatagtaattacagATACAGGAGAAGTCTATAGTTGGGGTACTAATAGTGTTGGTCAGTTAGGAATTAATAGTCGTAAGGATGTAGACAGACCTGATAAAATAACAGCATTAGATGGTGTTGTAATTG TATTTAATTCTCCCACAGAGAAAGTCGTTTGTGGTTATTCTCATACTCTGGCTTTGAGTACAACAGGAGTTTTATATGTATGGGGTGGAAATAGTTGTGGACAATTAGGTCTTAATACAACAGCAAATTCTTTTGTTCCAGTAGAG ttgaaagaaatgaaaaaagtaCGGGATATAGCAGCTTGTTCTGCTTGTCATATAAGCGCAGCTGTAGCAGAAAGCAATGAAGTGTTCATTTGGGGAAAATGTATGGAACAATGTATTTTAGTTCCAACATGTACAACGTTAAAATGTTTGCATGATGTCTTTGCATATTATGCGTGGCCAAGAGTAACTTATCAGCCACTCATTTTTTATGATGAAAGAAATTCGAATTTAGTAAATAGTTTAGCGGAAGCATATGATAATCCA GAAACTAGTGATTTAGTTTTTGAAGTGCAGGAAGAGTCCATTCGTGTTCATAAAGCAATTTTGAAAATACGCTGTCAGCACTTGAGAACAATGTTTCAAGATGTTTGGGCAGAGAGTAGACAAAA TcttataaaaaatgaacaattttcttttgATGTGTATGCCATATTTCTATACTATTTGTATACTGATGAGATTTCTCCAAATGCAAGCAGTCAAATag TGGAACTTTTGAGTTTAGCTGAGATGTACAATATGAGTCAATTAAAGAGTCTTTGTGCACAAATATTGATCAAAGAACTTACAATACAAAACATAGTCTCTCTATACAATATATCTGTCAAATATAACATTAAG GAACTAGAAAAACACTGCTTCATGTTTGCAATAAATCATATGACAGAAGTAGTGCAAAACCCGGATTTTATAGAATTAGATAAAGATgttctacaaaattttttaattcaagctGCTGAGGCTGGTGTATTTAAAACATA TAGAAtacgtataataataagaacagataaaattaagaaaagaaCAAAGATGTCTTCCTTTGAGTTAAATTATTGGCCAATTTTTAATGTAGTCGATACTGAGTTCATTTCGAAAATCCGAATGGCTATTGTATATG GTAACTTAGGCCATAAAGCCTTAATGGTGACAAACGATGAAATGGTATATGCTATAGGAACTAATGTAAATTATGAAGCTGATGATATTAGTAATATGTTGGGTCCAACGAAAATCGAAGTATTATGTGgaaagaatataaaaactttAGCAGTTGGCAGAGATCATCTTTTAGCTCTTACAAAACAAGGAAAG GTTTATTCATGGGGATGTAATGATCATGGCCAATTAGGTAATGGATGTTATTTATCTAGTACAGAACCAGCtcttgtaaaaattattaaaaataatgaacatattgtatatattgCTTGTGGAAGTGATTATTCTATCGCATTGACAAAAATAGGAGAG GTATATTCATGGGGAAACATTGGTTATTCAGAAAATGTGCCTAGACAAGTACAGATTGATGGCTTTGATTCAAAAGTTACCTCTGTCGCTTGTGCTAAAAGATTTATCATAATGATTACAGAAAATGGTGAAGTTTATAGTTGGGGTGATAATAGTTCTGATCAATTAAGAACACGCTATTATTCAAACCAAAGCAAACCTTGCAAAGTCACAGCACTTGTTGGCATTGTAATAA AGAAGGTAGTTTGTGGTTCTTCACACGTTCTAGCTTTGAGTTCTACAGGAGATTTATATGTATGGGGTAAAAACGATTGGGGACAGTTAGGTACTGATGGGAGAGGAAATAGTGCTCAGCCAATGAAG TTGATATCAGCCAAAATGAGAACAGTGTTAGATATTGCAGCTTCGTATTCCAATGATATAAGTATAGCCATAACAGgagaaaaaaatgtatttatttgggGGAACTGTCTAGGACAGTGTATTAAAAAACCAACGTACATCCGATTAAAATGTGTTAACGAAGCTTTTGCGTATTATGCACCATCTTGTAGTACATATGAACCGTTGATATTTGATGATTATGAAGTGGTACCGACTTTACTCGATTGTTTTCGGAACGCATTCAATGAtcaa ACTACGAGTGATTTAGTTATAAAAGTACAAGGAAACCCCATCTATGTGCACAAAGCTATTTTAAAGATACGTTGTCCATACCTTAAAGCAAAGTTTGAAGAATGGGATAAGAACAATGAAAG CGTTATAGAAGTCCAGGAATTTTCCAACAATATATATGTAGCTTTTTTACAATATCTGTAcactaatgaaataaatttatcagtgaTGGATATAGCAG AACTTTACAATTTAGCAAATACTTATTCAGATGACAAATTGAAGGATCTATGTATGTTTACTGTAAAGAAAGACATTAGTGTTAAAAATGCAATATTTCTGTACAACAAAGCCATTGAATATAAAGCTAAG gaAATAGAGGAATACTGTGCTAGTTTTATATCGAAttatataactttaataatgCATACTCAGGATTTTATTGATTTAAATGATAGCGCATTTAAAACTTTGCTAGTTAAAGCTATTCAAACGGGTGCTTTGAAGAAATAG